The following nucleotide sequence is from Candidatus Hydrogenedentota bacterium.
CTCCGGTTACAATGGACCAGAACCGGCGCGGCACAGTGCGCCCGCAACGTCAGGGTCGCCGCCGCGCAAGTGAACACCTGTAAATGGGAAATGCTCAAATGACCCGATTCACCGTGTCGCTGCTGCTGGCGTTGTCCGCCGTTTCAAGTCCTGCCTTTGCTGCGGGGGCGGACGCGTTCAAGGAACTGCTCGGCCGGCCCATCATCGGGCCGCAACAGGCCTTCCTCGAAGTGCAGGCCTGGTGCGCGGCGCATGTGGTCCCAATGCCGGTGGTGGACACGGCGGAGGCATGGGAACAGGAGGCGTCGGGAATCCGGCGGGAGGTGCTTGAGCGGATAGTCTTTGCGGGCGCGGCCAAGCCGTGGCGGGACGCCCCGTGCCGGGTGGAATGGCTTGGCGAGATTCCCGGCGGACCCGGATACCGGATCAAAAAGCTGCGCTACGAGGCGCTGCCGGGACTGTGGATTCCGGCGGTGCTCTACGAGCCGGAGACGCTTTCCGGGAAGGTGCCGGTGGTCCTCAACCCGAACGGGCACGACGCGGCGGGCAAGGCGGCGGACTACAAGCAGACGCGCTGCATCAACCTGGCGAAGCGCGGCATGCTGGTGCTCAACCAGGAATGGCTGGGCATGGGGCAGTTGAACGCCCCCGGATACACCCATTACCGGATGAACCAGCTCGACCTGTGCGGAACCAGCGGTTTGGCGCCGTTCTTCCTGAACCTGAGCCGGGGACTGGACCTGCTTCTGGCCCACCCCAACGCGGACCCGGAGCGGGTGGCGGTCACAGGCCTCTCCGGCGGGGGCTGCCAGACCATCCAGTTTTGCGCGCTGGACACGCGGGTCACACTGGCCTGCCCCGTTGCGGGATACTCGAGTTTCGTCACCCGCGCCATGAACCTGAAGGACCTCGGCGACTCGGAGCAGACGCCGCGCGACCTGGCCGCGCTGGCGGACTACACCCACCTGACGGCGATGATGGCACCCCGGCCCACGCTGCTCATCTACAACTCCAAGGACAATTGCTGCTTCGAGTCGGGCTACGCCCTGCAGCCGCTTCTGGACGCGGCGCAGCCCGTGTTCCGGCTCTATGGCGCGGAGGAGCGCCTCCGCTGGCATGTGAACGACGACCCGGGCACCCATAACTATCTTCAGGACAACCGCGAGGCCTTTTACGCCATGCTGGGGGATTTTTTTTATGGGGGCAGCCTTCCCTTGGGCACGGGGGAGATTCCCTGCGCGGATGAACTCAAGAGTTCCGGGGAACTCCTCGTGGACCTGCCGGAGGACAATGAGAACTTCAATACCCTGGCCTTAAAACGCTGCAAAGACCTGCCCAACGCACCCCAATGCCCCGGAGACAAGGATGCCGCGGCGCAGTGGCAGCGGGAGCGCCGCGCCGCTCTTGCGGGCATTGTCCGCGCCCAAACCTTCGACCTGCGGGCGGAGAAGACTGGACAGGAAACAACCTCGGGGATTGACGCCGCGTACTGGAAATTTTCCATGGACGGGGCGTGGACGGTGCCGGGAGTCGAATTGACGCCGCCGAATTTCCAGGGGACCGTAATCATCGTGGCGGATGCGGGACGGGCGGATGTCTCCGGCCAGGCCGCGCGGCTGCTCGGGCGGGGGATGCGGGTGTTGGCCGTGGACCCGTTCTATTTCGGAGAGTCCGCCGTTTCCGAGAAAGCCCCCCTCTACGCCCTGACCCTGTCCGCCGTGGGTGCGCGCCCCCTGGGTCTCCAGTCCAGCCAAATTGCCGCCGTCGCGCGGTGGGCCGCCGGGAGGGAACCTGGCCAACCGGTCACGCTGCTGGCGCTGGGAGAACGGTCCAGCCTGTGCGCCCTCGTGGCCGCCGCGCTGGAGGAGGAGTTTCTCCAGGGGGTGGAGGTCCACGGTTCGCCGGGCAGCCTGAAGGAGGTCATCGAGCTGAACCGGGAGTTTCCGGACTGTCCCGAGTTCTTCTGCTTCGGCCTGCTGGAGTCTTTCGACATCGCGCAGATTCTCGAACTTGTGACCCCCCGCCCCGTGCGGATGATCAACCCGTCGGAGCGGGCCAAACAGGAATTCGCGAAGGCCGCGGAGACGTACCGCGTTTTTGGGAAGGATTTCGATCCGCTCGAACAGACGGACTCCCTTTGAAAGGACCTGCCATGAACCCTGCCCGATTTACGGCGCTGCTTGGTCTCCTATGCCTATCCATGCCGGGATTCGCGGCTGGGGTTGCGGGCCGCTATGAGGTCGGCGATTATGGCGCCGTCGCCGACGGCGCGACCCTGTGCACGGAAGCCGTTCAAAAGGCGATAGACGACTGCTCGGCCAACGGCGGCGGCACGGTCCGTTTCGGCGCGGGAACCTATGTGTCCGGGACGCTGGTCCTGAAGACCGGCGTGACCCTGAACCTGCCGGCCGGATGCATATTGGCCGGCAGTGAAAACCTGGACGACTATCCGGTGAAGGTGCCTGAGTTCAGGTCCTACACGGACAATTACACCGACAAAAGCCTGATTTACGCGGAGAAGGCGGAGCGGATCGGAATCAGCGGGGAGGGCGCGCTGGACGGCCGCGGGCGCGCCTTCGAGGGGGAGTATAAAAAACGCCCCTACATGATTCGGTTCATCGAGTGCCGGGAGGTTACAGTGACCGGCGTCACCCTGCGGGACTCGCCCATGTGGGTGCAGCATTACCTTGCCTGCGACAGGGTCCGGATTCACGGGATAACCGTCCGGAGCCATGTCAACAAGAACAACGACGGCATTGACATAGACTGCTGCTCAAACGTGGTCATTTCGGACTGCGACATCGCCTCTGGGGACGACGCCATCGTCCTCAAGAGCACCGCGGACAGGCCCTGCAAAAACATCACGGTGACCAACTGCATCGTGAGCAGCCTGTGCAACGGCCTGAAGATGGGGACCGAGTCCAACGGCGGGTTTGAAAACATCGCCATTTCCAACTGCGTTGTCCATGACACGCGCCTCTCCGGGCTCGCCCTCGAGATGGTGGACGGCGGCGTGATGGACCGCGTGGTGGTGTCGAACATTTCCATGTCCGGCGTTGGGGCGCCCATTTTCGTGCGGCTGGGCAACCGGGCGCGGCCCTTCCAGAAAGACGGCAAAAAGCCGGGCATCGGCGTCATGCGCAACATCACCATCACCAACATCGAGGCGCGCGGCGCCGACATGACCGGCTGCGCCGTCTCGGGCATTCCCGAAAAGAGGATAGAAAACCTGACGCTGAGCAACATCCGGCTCTCCTTTCCGGGCGGTGGAAAGAGAACGGACGCGACCCGGGCCATTTCGGAATTGCCTGACAAATACCCCGAACACCTCATGTTTGGCGTTCTGCCCGCGTATGGTTTTTTCTGCCGGCATGTGGACGGCCTGAACCTGGACAACGTCACGGTGCAATTGGAGGGGGAGGACGAACGGCACGCGCTTGTCCTGGACGATGTGGAAAACGCGGTGATTGAGGGATTCGACGCCCCCGCCAACGGCGGCATTATTCCGGCCATGCGTCTGGTAGGCGCGAGGAACATCTTCGTGCGCGGATGCAGGCCGCGGGCCGGGACCGGTGTTTTCCTGGGGGTTCACGGAAAACAGAGCGCGGGGATCGTGCTTTCAGGAAACGATTTCAGCGGCGTGGACCGGGTCTTCACCACCGGCGCGGGCGCTGTGGCCGCGGCGGTGTCCCAGACGGGGAACATCCCCTGAATGCCCTGGCGGCGTTCAAGGCAACCGGGAGTGATGGTTGTACAC
It contains:
- a CDS encoding acetylxylan esterase yields the protein MTRFTVSLLLALSAVSSPAFAAGADAFKELLGRPIIGPQQAFLEVQAWCAAHVVPMPVVDTAEAWEQEASGIRREVLERIVFAGAAKPWRDAPCRVEWLGEIPGGPGYRIKKLRYEALPGLWIPAVLYEPETLSGKVPVVLNPNGHDAAGKAADYKQTRCINLAKRGMLVLNQEWLGMGQLNAPGYTHYRMNQLDLCGTSGLAPFFLNLSRGLDLLLAHPNADPERVAVTGLSGGGCQTIQFCALDTRVTLACPVAGYSSFVTRAMNLKDLGDSEQTPRDLAALADYTHLTAMMAPRPTLLIYNSKDNCCFESGYALQPLLDAAQPVFRLYGAEERLRWHVNDDPGTHNYLQDNREAFYAMLGDFFYGGSLPLGTGEIPCADELKSSGELLVDLPEDNENFNTLALKRCKDLPNAPQCPGDKDAAAQWQRERRAALAGIVRAQTFDLRAEKTGQETTSGIDAAYWKFSMDGAWTVPGVELTPPNFQGTVIIVADAGRADVSGQAARLLGRGMRVLAVDPFYFGESAVSEKAPLYALTLSAVGARPLGLQSSQIAAVARWAAGREPGQPVTLLALGERSSLCALVAAALEEEFLQGVEVHGSPGSLKEVIELNREFPDCPEFFCFGLLESFDIAQILELVTPRPVRMINPSERAKQEFAKAAETYRVFGKDFDPLEQTDSL
- a CDS encoding glycoside hydrolase family 28 protein, with amino-acid sequence MNPARFTALLGLLCLSMPGFAAGVAGRYEVGDYGAVADGATLCTEAVQKAIDDCSANGGGTVRFGAGTYVSGTLVLKTGVTLNLPAGCILAGSENLDDYPVKVPEFRSYTDNYTDKSLIYAEKAERIGISGEGALDGRGRAFEGEYKKRPYMIRFIECREVTVTGVTLRDSPMWVQHYLACDRVRIHGITVRSHVNKNNDGIDIDCCSNVVISDCDIASGDDAIVLKSTADRPCKNITVTNCIVSSLCNGLKMGTESNGGFENIAISNCVVHDTRLSGLALEMVDGGVMDRVVVSNISMSGVGAPIFVRLGNRARPFQKDGKKPGIGVMRNITITNIEARGADMTGCAVSGIPEKRIENLTLSNIRLSFPGGGKRTDATRAISELPDKYPEHLMFGVLPAYGFFCRHVDGLNLDNVTVQLEGEDERHALVLDDVENAVIEGFDAPANGGIIPAMRLVGARNIFVRGCRPRAGTGVFLGVHGKQSAGIVLSGNDFSGVDRVFTTGAGAVAAAVSQTGNIP